The Natrinema salifodinae genome includes a window with the following:
- a CDS encoding manganese catalase family protein, which translates to MFFQEPELQYEVTVEEPDPHFAKLLQQAIGGQEGEMRVAMQYMFQAWALPEEYEAYRNLLMETAAEELGHIEMLATAVTKNLRGSPTEMSDEAQETAAAAASMTGQNPRQFLSAGQSAMPVDSNGVPFTGGYIAASGNLAGDLYANVMAEATGRTLATRLWEYTDDPGMKDMLSYLIARDTMHQNQWLEALETLEDPVPVPASFPQEEENQEVNYTFISTRREPQSDPGYPWTEGESPDGKGQFSYAAEQPGDGEVVAPEPDPMTNNEPNRTDETSETDASEE; encoded by the coding sequence ATGTTCTTTCAAGAACCGGAGCTCCAGTACGAGGTCACTGTCGAAGAACCGGATCCCCACTTCGCGAAGCTCCTTCAGCAAGCGATCGGCGGTCAGGAAGGCGAGATGCGCGTCGCCATGCAGTACATGTTCCAGGCCTGGGCGCTGCCCGAGGAGTACGAGGCGTATCGGAACCTCCTGATGGAGACCGCCGCCGAGGAACTCGGTCACATCGAGATGCTCGCGACCGCGGTCACGAAGAACCTCCGGGGCTCACCGACGGAGATGAGTGACGAGGCCCAGGAGACGGCGGCCGCCGCGGCGTCGATGACCGGACAGAATCCGCGCCAGTTCCTCTCGGCCGGCCAGTCTGCGATGCCCGTCGACAGCAACGGCGTCCCCTTCACCGGCGGCTACATCGCCGCGTCGGGCAACCTCGCCGGCGACCTCTACGCGAACGTGATGGCCGAGGCGACCGGCCGCACCCTCGCAACCCGGCTGTGGGAGTACACCGACGACCCCGGGATGAAGGACATGCTCTCGTACCTGATCGCCCGGGATACCATGCACCAGAACCAATGGCTCGAAGCCCTCGAAACGCTCGAGGACCCCGTTCCGGTCCCCGCGAGTTTCCCGCAGGAAGAGGAGAACCAGGAAGTCAATTACACGTTCATCTCGACCAGGCGCGAGCCGCAATCCGATCCCGGCTACCCCTGGACCGAGGGCGAGTCGCCGGACGGCAAGGGCCAGTTCTCCTACGCCGCCGAACAGCCAGGCGACGGCGAAGTCGTCGCCCCCGAGCCGGATCCGATGACGAACAACGAGCCCAACAGGACCGACGAGACCAGCGAGACCGACGCGTCCGAGGAATAA